A section of the Procambarus clarkii isolate CNS0578487 chromosome 38, FALCON_Pclarkii_2.0, whole genome shotgun sequence genome encodes:
- the LOC138372307 gene encoding uncharacterized protein has product MVDVASYEDHTQATLHPYVKLIAQNKATTIIVSSNMNQAEARLPPINLPTFSGKDEEDWDEFWNKFVDLVHSKQSLSKSSKFSYLQGQSSGEAKTVVSHMRLTNDDHDQAVQLLKDNYADPEVRTLHLVHELLHLPSPEASADSLHVFKQEVESMIKALRLTADTTRAERVLKIIVQEKIPSYV; this is encoded by the coding sequence ATGGTTGATGTAGcgagttatgaagatcacacCCAGGCCACATTACATCCttacgtcaaattaattgcccagaacaaggcaacaacaataaTAGTTTCATCTAATATGAATCAAgctgaagctcgactccctccaattaatttacccactttctcaggaaaggatgaggaagattgggatgaattttggaacaaatttgtAGACCTTGtgcactcaaaacaatctttatctaagagtagtaaattctcttatctaCAAGGCCAatcatcaggtgaggctaaaacagtagtatcccatatgagattaactaatgacgaccATGACCAGGCAGTACAActtctcaaggataattatgctgatccagaagtaaggacattacatttagttcatgagctgttgcatttaccctcaccggaggcttcagctgattcactccatgtCTTCAAGCAGGAGGTAGAATCAATGATCAAAGCTCTCCGCCTGACAGCCGATACTACCAGGGCAGagagggtcttgaaaataattgtccaggagaaaatacctagttaCGTatag